Proteins from one Deinococcus sp. AB2017081 genomic window:
- the aroQ gene encoding type II 3-dehydroquinate dehydratase, which translates to MLLVLNGPNLNRLGLREPGVYGSQTLEDLERQCEAWGAELGESVTCRQSNYEGQLLEWIHEAQEHGFTGIVINPGALTHYSYALRDAIASQQVPVVEVHISNVDARESFRHTSVTAAVCKGKISGLGFLGYRLAMEYLIESA; encoded by the coding sequence ATGCTGCTCGTCCTGAACGGCCCGAACCTGAACCGCCTCGGCCTGCGCGAACCGGGCGTGTACGGGTCGCAGACCCTGGAGGATCTGGAACGCCAGTGCGAGGCCTGGGGGGCGGAACTGGGCGAGTCCGTGACCTGCCGCCAGAGCAACTACGAGGGCCAGCTGCTGGAGTGGATCCACGAGGCCCAGGAGCACGGCTTCACTGGCATCGTGATCAATCCGGGTGCCCTGACGCACTACAGCTACGCGCTGCGCGACGCGATTGCCAGCCAGCAGGTGCCGGTTGTCGAGGTGCACATCAGCAATGTGGATGCCCGTGAGTCCTTCCGGCACACCAGCGTCACGGCGGCAGTGTGCAAGGGCAAGATCAGTGGCCTGGGGTTCC